A single window of Gammaproteobacteria bacterium DNA harbors:
- a CDS encoding sulfurtransferase, whose product MIHQMNPAALQQYLAEAAAKPLLLDVREGWEFVHCHIEGSLHIPMATIPGRIAELDPARETVLICHHGMRSQRVAGYLEQRGFTRLVNLQGGIDAWAAVVDPAMPRY is encoded by the coding sequence ATGATCCACCAGATGAACCCTGCCGCTTTGCAACAGTATCTCGCCGAGGCAGCGGCGAAGCCGCTGCTGCTCGACGTGCGGGAAGGCTGGGAATTCGTCCACTGCCATATCGAGGGTTCCCTCCATATCCCCATGGCGACCATCCCCGGCCGGATCGCCGAGTTGGACCCGGCGCGCGAGACCGTGCTGATCTGCCATCACGGAATGCGCAGCCAGCGGGTGGCCGGCTATCTAGAGCAGCGGGGTTTCACCCGACTCGTCAATCTCCAGGGCGGGATCGACGCCTGGGCCGCCGTCGTCGATCCCGCGATGCCCAGGTACTGA
- the fabA gene encoding 3-hydroxyacyl-[acyl-carrier-protein] dehydratase FabA, translating into MICGDPSIKRQVSVLPKKDSYSRTDLLECGHGRLFGPGNAQLPLPPMLMFDRIARIAETGGRYDKGEIIAELDISPDLWFFACHFEGDPVMPGCLGLDAMWQLVGFYLGWLGQPGQGRALGAGDVKFSGQITPETRLVTYRIELKRVILRKLVMGIADAVLEADGQQIYTASDLRVGLFTSKDSF; encoded by the coding sequence ATGATTTGCGGGGATCCTTCCATAAAACGCCAGGTTTCCGTGTTACCAAAAAAAGACAGCTATTCCAGGACCGACCTGCTCGAATGCGGTCACGGCCGATTATTCGGGCCGGGTAACGCGCAACTGCCGCTGCCGCCGATGCTGATGTTTGACCGCATCGCGCGCATCGCGGAGACCGGGGGGCGTTACGACAAGGGCGAGATCATCGCCGAACTGGACATCAGTCCCGATCTCTGGTTCTTCGCCTGCCACTTCGAAGGCGACCCGGTCATGCCGGGCTGTCTGGGACTCGATGCCATGTGGCAGCTGGTGGGATTTTATCTCGGCTGGCTCGGTCAGCCGGGGCAGGGCCGCGCCCTGGGCGCCGGCGACGTGAAATTTTCCGGACAGATCACTCCGGAAACGCGTCTTGTGACCTACCGCATCGAGTTGAAACGGGTTATTTTACGCAAACTGGTCATGGGTATTGCCGATGCGGTGCTGGAGGCGGATGGGCAGCAGATTTACACGGCCAGCGATCTGCGGGTGGGCCTGTTTACATCCAAGGACAGCTTTTAA
- a CDS encoding YdiU family protein — translation MNSTRASCRWAGSYGSFGKLDGDHPFRQSVPGAFVDYPVRYRDGGRVFYFNFALAREMGLIPRAHPDELTTELARTVLNTFSLQIINEYDSVHHPELLDEARPKPYMATRYLQLQHPSRRGLTSGDGRSIWNGCLRGRGKTWDVSSCGTGVTRLSPATGREKKFFRTGDVGASYGSGLADLWDGVAAAMMSEVLHGNGIRTERTLAIIDYGDGSAVNVRAYPNLLRPAHFLHHLKQGNSESLRRVADYYIARQAANGDWPAPVSGARAYRYLAQRIATDFGRMAARFVSDYIFCWIDWDGDNILMDGGIIDYGSLRQFGLFHHEYRYDDVERMSTTIREQRAKARYVVQAFAQIAEYLVSGRKTNIRNFRADAALRTFDAAFAEHREELLLYKLGYAPELHRRLLGDGGFRRDLAEFTRIFSHFERTKSKRGPYDITDGVTWDAVFCMRDILRELPARYQAGEGPLDADEFIRIMRSRYASRQDVRMYPARRRRIKRFQVLYRRLLRRAAGLSGRAAEHLLVQLVRRSALINRYERITGDAALIASKRLIKSRNTMNKNDIYRLISGFASDQILSPERRVQAPDTVAWDRCARLLYQSMIRVVAEYREGL, via the coding sequence GTGAATTCCACGCGCGCTTCCTGTCGTTGGGCGGGGAGTTATGGCAGCTTCGGCAAGCTCGACGGCGATCACCCCTTCAGGCAGTCCGTTCCCGGCGCTTTCGTGGATTACCCGGTCAGGTACCGCGACGGCGGCCGGGTGTTCTATTTCAACTTCGCCCTTGCACGCGAGATGGGTCTGATCCCGCGAGCACATCCCGATGAACTGACCACGGAGCTCGCACGGACCGTACTGAATACCTTCAGTCTGCAGATCATCAACGAATACGATTCCGTACATCATCCGGAGCTGCTGGACGAGGCGCGTCCTAAGCCGTACATGGCGACGCGATATCTCCAGCTTCAGCATCCGAGTCGCAGGGGACTTACCTCGGGCGACGGCCGCAGCATCTGGAACGGATGCCTCCGGGGTCGCGGAAAGACCTGGGACGTTTCCAGTTGCGGCACCGGCGTCACCCGCCTCAGCCCGGCGACCGGCCGGGAGAAAAAATTCTTCCGGACCGGTGACGTCGGCGCCTCCTACGGCAGCGGTCTCGCGGATTTGTGGGACGGTGTCGCGGCCGCGATGATGAGCGAGGTTCTGCATGGAAACGGCATCAGAACGGAACGCACCCTGGCCATCATCGACTACGGCGACGGCAGCGCGGTCAACGTGCGCGCCTATCCCAATCTGCTGCGCCCCGCGCATTTCCTGCATCATCTCAAACAGGGGAATAGCGAGTCGCTCAGACGGGTGGCCGATTACTATATCGCGCGCCAGGCCGCGAATGGCGACTGGCCCGCGCCGGTTTCGGGCGCGCGCGCGTACCGCTATCTGGCGCAGCGCATCGCCACCGATTTCGGCCGCATGGCGGCGCGCTTCGTGAGCGATTATATCTTCTGCTGGATCGACTGGGATGGAGACAACATCCTGATGGACGGCGGCATCATCGATTACGGTTCCCTGCGCCAGTTCGGTCTGTTTCACCATGAATACCGCTACGATGACGTCGAGCGGATGTCGACCACCATACGGGAGCAGCGCGCCAAGGCGCGTTACGTCGTGCAGGCCTTCGCCCAGATCGCGGAGTACCTGGTCAGCGGCCGCAAGACGAATATCAGGAATTTCCGGGCCGATGCCGCGCTGCGAACATTCGACGCGGCCTTTGCGGAGCACCGCGAGGAACTGCTGTTGTACAAGCTCGGTTACGCACCGGAACTCCATCGACGCCTGCTGGGAGATGGCGGATTCCGGCGGGATCTCGCTGAATTCACGCGGATCTTCTCCCATTTCGAGCGCACCAAATCCAAACGCGGTCCCTATGACATTACGGACGGCGTGACCTGGGATGCGGTGTTCTGCATGCGTGACATACTGCGGGAATTGCCCGCGAGATATCAGGCGGGCGAGGGCCCGCTGGATGCCGATGAATTCATCCGCATCATGCGCTCGAGGTATGCATCGCGTCAGGACGTCCGGATGTATCCTGCGCGACGGCGTCGCATCAAGCGTTTTCAGGTCCTCTATCGCCGCCTGCTCCGGCGCGCCGCCGGGCTTTCCGGCCGTGCCGCCGAACATCTGCTTGTACAGCTGGTGCGGCGTTCCGCCCTGATCAACCGCTATGAGCGGATTACCGGGGACGCCGCTCTGATAGCATCCAAAAGATTAATTAAAAGTCGTAATACCATGAATAAAAATGATATTTATAGACTGATCTCTGGGTTTGCCTCCGACCAGATCCTGTCTCCCGAGCGACGCGTGCAGGCGCCGGACACGGTGGCCTGGGATCGCTGCGCCAGACTGCTCTACCAATCGATGATCCGGGTCGTCGCGGAATACCGCGAAGGCTTGTAG
- a CDS encoding DUF2007 domain-containing protein: MLKLYSAADLQQAHLLSHLLGQAGIAHYISNENLQGGVGELPFTQTYPAIWLFDDDDREQAQAIIAAFEQAGTRQADTWRCGACGEDNPGTFETCWKCGHDRD, from the coding sequence ATGCTGAAGCTGTATTCCGCCGCTGATCTCCAACAGGCCCACCTGCTGTCGCATCTGCTCGGCCAGGCGGGTATCGCGCACTACATCTCCAATGAAAATCTGCAGGGTGGGGTCGGTGAATTGCCGTTCACCCAGACCTATCCGGCCATCTGGCTGTTCGATGATGACGACAGGGAGCAGGCGCAGGCGATCATCGCGGCATTCGAACAGGCGGGTACGCGGCAGGCAGATACCTGGCGTTGCGGCGCCTGCGGCGAGGATAACCCGGGAACCTTCGAGACCTGCTGGAAATGCGGCCACGACCGGGACTAG
- a CDS encoding ankyrin repeat domain-containing protein, producing the protein MTASKHRMAVCLFAGLLMAGAQPASAADAGTVSTAVDAPAESGAEAPGHSDPALVLAARYGQRDTVRLLLDQGVAPDSRDGLGRTALIAAAGESDAAMTSLLLARGADVAAADADGTTALMHAASRDRLDNVRLLLDAGADLNASDRQGETALGAAIRFGRVRIVDFLLAHGADPNRYEPGSGNAGYSPLMRAVASDLPAADSLAMVRGLLARGAAPDVVRVRGETAYTLAVRNGKTAAAEELLRAGARDETPYVDLSPEQALLRAVKLGDADKLARLLEQSVDPDYRDPITGITALASAAYRGENAMLELLIQHGADVNDVPWGLSAQRIEASGTPLRERELLRAVGRGDTALLTAIWRNDMDAVWILLDHGADIRLPNRDGDTPGIAAARAGNLDVMRALLAKGLDPNRNDPPLTRGYMITTLVNNGAPAPLLVEAARNGQVDMIGLLLDAGAAPDARDAGGRTALHWAVENGYAEAVELLLAHGADTNIVARPDVTPLMLAVQGGRETIARALLEHGADLDAIGNLSVSALDAAARDGNPAELARLLTTASPE; encoded by the coding sequence ATGACGGCATCGAAACATCGCATGGCGGTTTGTCTGTTCGCCGGCTTGCTGATGGCGGGCGCGCAGCCCGCGTCCGCGGCCGATGCGGGCACGGTTTCCACCGCGGTCGACGCGCCTGCGGAAAGTGGCGCCGAGGCGCCGGGGCACAGCGACCCGGCCCTGGTGTTGGCCGCCCGCTACGGCCAGCGCGATACCGTGCGTCTGCTGCTCGATCAGGGTGTGGCGCCGGACTCACGCGACGGTCTGGGCCGGACCGCGCTGATTGCCGCCGCCGGCGAGTCGGACGCCGCCATGACCTCCCTGTTGCTCGCTCGCGGCGCCGATGTCGCGGCCGCCGACGCCGACGGCACTACCGCCCTGATGCACGCCGCTTCGAGAGATCGCCTGGATAACGTGCGTCTGCTGCTGGACGCTGGGGCGGACCTAAATGCGTCCGACCGCCAGGGTGAAACCGCGCTGGGCGCCGCTATCCGATTCGGCCGTGTCCGCATCGTCGATTTCCTGCTGGCGCATGGCGCCGATCCCAACCGATATGAACCGGGTTCGGGCAACGCAGGCTACAGCCCGCTGATGCGCGCGGTCGCCAGCGATCTTCCGGCGGCGGACAGTCTGGCCATGGTGCGCGGCCTGCTGGCGCGGGGCGCGGCCCCGGATGTCGTGCGGGTGCGGGGCGAGACGGCATATACACTGGCCGTGCGCAATGGCAAGACGGCGGCCGCAGAGGAACTGCTGCGGGCCGGCGCGCGCGATGAGACACCGTATGTCGATCTGAGCCCGGAGCAGGCGCTGCTTCGGGCGGTGAAGCTTGGTGACGCGGACAAGCTCGCGCGATTGCTCGAGCAGTCCGTCGACCCCGACTACCGGGATCCGATCACGGGCATCACAGCGCTGGCGAGCGCGGCCTACCGCGGAGAGAACGCCATGCTGGAGCTGCTGATCCAGCATGGCGCCGATGTGAACGATGTCCCGTGGGGGCTCAGTGCGCAGCGTATCGAGGCCTCCGGCACACCGCTGCGCGAGCGTGAACTGCTGCGGGCGGTGGGGCGCGGGGACACCGCGCTGCTGACCGCGATCTGGCGCAATGACATGGACGCCGTCTGGATCCTGCTCGACCACGGCGCCGATATCCGCCTCCCGAATCGGGACGGTGACACACCGGGAATCGCGGCCGCGCGCGCGGGAAACCTCGATGTAATGCGTGCCCTGCTGGCGAAGGGGCTCGATCCGAACCGGAATGATCCGCCGCTGACGCGAGGTTATATGATCACCACCCTCGTCAACAACGGCGCGCCGGCGCCGCTCCTGGTGGAGGCGGCCCGCAACGGGCAGGTGGACATGATCGGCCTGTTGCTCGATGCCGGCGCCGCGCCCGATGCCCGGGATGCCGGAGGGCGGACGGCGCTGCACTGGGCCGTGGAGAACGGCTACGCGGAGGCGGTCGAACTCCTGCTCGCCCACGGGGCCGACACCAACATCGTCGCGCGTCCCGATGTCACCCCGCTCATGCTCGCCGTGCAGGGCGGACGTGAGACCATCGCCAGGGCCCTGCTGGAACACGGCGCCGATCTGGATGCGATCGGAAACCTGTCCGTGTCGGCGCTGGATGCCGCGGCGCGGGATGGCAATCCGGCCGAGCTGGCACGACTGCTCACCACCGCAAGCCCGGAGTGA
- a CDS encoding extracellular solute-binding protein, which produces MIRHSFRSRLGAARAAAAALIAGAVLLAGCDTGPAATADQSERTAELEVWMHAGSSAESRIVQEQVARFNARQYRVRVNVVILPQESYEAQIREAAGTGALPDLFDVDGPHIQDYIQHGYLIPLDKLLTDNSRLDLFPSVIGQGMYRGRIYTVSSYDTGLGIYARPSLLRAAGVRIPASLQDTWSAEEFGRVLQSLARHDPDGAVLDLGLAAKGEWYSYAFLPVVQSAGGDLIDRATYRTAAGYLNREGVVAAMSRLQSWVREGYVDMAGDDTAFMSGRVALAWGDHTAFRRYEGQFPGDVVLLPLPDFGHGPRTAQGGWGWALSAACKDQGAAMQFLEYLLQPDQVLATSIAVDGIPATRSAAARAALYRDDGPLHLFMPQLENTVISRPGLPAYPVLSEEFQHAFDDIMHGADVRGTLDAAVRAIDMRLSGGA; this is translated from the coding sequence ATGATCCGCCATTCATTCCGGAGCCGTCTGGGCGCGGCCCGCGCGGCCGCCGCAGCCCTCATCGCCGGCGCGGTTCTGCTCGCCGGCTGCGATACCGGCCCGGCGGCGACGGCGGATCAATCCGAACGCACCGCCGAGCTCGAGGTGTGGATGCACGCCGGTTCTTCCGCCGAGAGCAGGATCGTGCAGGAGCAGGTCGCGCGCTTCAACGCGCGTCAATACCGGGTGCGGGTGAACGTCGTGATCCTGCCCCAGGAATCCTATGAGGCACAAATCCGGGAGGCGGCCGGCACGGGCGCGCTGCCCGACCTCTTCGATGTCGACGGGCCGCATATCCAGGACTACATCCAGCACGGTTACCTGATTCCGCTCGACAAGCTGTTGACCGACAACAGTCGGCTCGATCTGTTTCCGTCGGTGATCGGGCAGGGTATGTACCGCGGCAGGATCTACACCGTATCGAGCTACGACACCGGTCTCGGCATCTATGCGCGGCCGAGTCTGCTGCGCGCGGCGGGCGTGCGCATTCCCGCTTCGCTCCAGGACACCTGGAGCGCCGAGGAGTTCGGCCGGGTACTGCAGAGTCTGGCCAGACACGATCCGGACGGGGCCGTGCTCGATCTCGGTCTGGCCGCGAAAGGCGAGTGGTACAGTTACGCCTTTCTCCCCGTGGTACAGTCCGCCGGCGGCGACCTCATCGATCGTGCCACCTATCGGACTGCCGCCGGGTATTTGAACCGGGAGGGGGTCGTGGCGGCGATGTCGCGGCTGCAATCCTGGGTCCGAGAGGGCTACGTCGATATGGCCGGCGACGATACCGCCTTCATGAGCGGACGCGTCGCGCTGGCGTGGGGGGACCACACCGCGTTCCGCCGCTATGAAGGGCAGTTCCCGGGTGACGTCGTCCTGTTGCCTTTGCCGGATTTCGGGCACGGTCCGCGTACCGCACAAGGCGGATGGGGCTGGGCGCTCAGTGCCGCGTGCAAGGACCAGGGCGCCGCCATGCAGTTTCTCGAATACCTGCTGCAGCCGGATCAGGTGCTGGCGACCTCCATTGCAGTGGACGGGATTCCCGCGACCCGCAGCGCCGCGGCCCGCGCGGCGCTGTACCGCGACGACGGCCCCTTGCATCTCTTCATGCCGCAACTCGAAAACACGGTGATCTCGCGCCCCGGACTGCCTGCGTATCCCGTCCTCAGCGAGGAATTCCAGCACGCCTTCGACGACATCATGCATGGGGCGGATGTGCGCGGCACGCTCGACGCGGCGGTCAGGGCGATCGACATGAGATTGAGCGGCGGCGCCTGA
- the fabB gene encoding beta-ketoacyl-ACP synthase I — protein MRRVVVTGLGIVSSLGNNAEEVTSSLRQGRSGIAYSEEYAELGLRSRVYGPIRLDPAEHIDRRVLRFMGDAAAFGHIAMAQAIADAGLREPEVSNPRTGLVTGSGGASNRNFLQAVESLRKRGVRGVGPYMVPRTMGSTTSANLSTAFKIKGVSYSISSACSTSAHCIGNGCELIQAGKQDVIFAGGGEEVDWTMTMLFDAMGALSSGYNETPQRASRPYDRDRDGFVISGGGGMLVLESLDHARARGARIYAEIVGYGATSDGHDMVAPSGEGAVRCMRQALAAIDGPIDYINTHGTSTPAGDMKELEAIRETFGARIPFLSSTKSLTGHALGAAGVHEAIYSLIMMRDGFVAGSANIEHLDPAAEGMPIVTTCRDGVTLDRVMSNSFGFGGTNAALVFERYSS, from the coding sequence ATGCGACGGGTTGTAGTCACAGGGCTGGGTATCGTCTCGAGTCTCGGAAACAACGCAGAGGAGGTGACCTCCTCCCTGCGGCAGGGGCGTTCCGGGATCGCCTACAGCGAGGAATATGCTGAGCTCGGGCTGCGTTCCCGGGTGTATGGTCCAATACGGCTCGATCCCGCAGAACACATCGATCGCAGGGTGCTCCGCTTCATGGGTGATGCCGCTGCCTTCGGTCATATCGCGATGGCGCAGGCCATCGCGGACGCCGGCCTGCGGGAACCGGAGGTATCGAACCCGCGTACGGGCCTGGTGACGGGTTCCGGTGGGGCCTCAAACCGGAATTTCCTGCAGGCCGTGGAGTCCTTGCGCAAGCGCGGCGTGCGCGGCGTCGGTCCGTACATGGTCCCGCGCACGATGGGCAGCACGACCTCGGCAAACCTGTCCACCGCGTTCAAGATCAAGGGTGTCAGTTACTCGATCAGTTCCGCCTGTTCGACCAGCGCCCACTGTATCGGCAACGGCTGCGAGCTGATCCAGGCTGGCAAGCAGGATGTGATCTTCGCGGGCGGCGGCGAAGAGGTCGACTGGACCATGACGATGCTGTTCGATGCCATGGGTGCGCTGTCATCCGGATATAACGAGACGCCGCAGCGTGCATCGCGACCCTATGATCGCGATCGTGACGGTTTTGTGATTTCCGGGGGAGGCGGCATGCTGGTCCTGGAGTCGCTCGACCACGCCCGTGCGCGCGGCGCACGCATCTATGCCGAGATCGTCGGCTACGGCGCCACTTCCGACGGCCATGACATGGTTGCCCCATCCGGCGAAGGCGCGGTTCGCTGCATGCGCCAGGCGCTGGCGGCGATCGACGGGCCGATCGATTACATCAATACCCACGGCACCAGCACCCCGGCGGGAGACATGAAGGAACTGGAGGCCATCCGCGAGACGTTCGGCGCCCGGATCCCTTTTCTGTCCTCGACCAAATCGCTGACCGGCCACGCACTCGGCGCCGCCGGCGTCCACGAGGCGATCTACAGCCTGATCATGATGCGGGACGGCTTCGTCGCCGGGTCCGCCAATATCGAGCACCTCGATCCGGCGGCCGAAGGGATGCCGATCGTCACCACCTGTCGCGACGGTGTCACGCTCGACCGGGTGATGAGCAACAGTTTCGGCTTCGGTGGAACGAATGCCGCCCTGGTGTTCGAGCGTTATTCCTCCTGA
- a CDS encoding ABC transporter ATP-binding protein has protein sequence MTTAVSAQGVIKSFPRVRALQGVDLTIAQGEFFGLLGPNGAGKSTLINIMAGLTRADSGRIAIMGHDVVSDYRMARRNLGVVPQELVFDPFFTVRETLRIQSGYFGLGRENDAWIDELLAELKLTDRADSNMRSLSGGMKRRVLIAQALVHRPPVLVLDEPTAGVDVELRKLLWGFIQRLHRQGHTIILTTHYLEEAESLCDRIAILNHGRIIALDTKQALLNGDLGRGLRLRVVASAAVSAIPDTLANKVVKHAGNTLELALDKTADSIVAILNELQRSGIEIVDLHTEQADLEDIFLNLTTREAG, from the coding sequence GTGACAACGGCAGTATCAGCGCAAGGCGTGATCAAGAGCTTCCCCCGAGTGCGCGCCCTCCAGGGCGTCGACCTGACGATCGCTCAGGGGGAGTTCTTCGGCCTGCTCGGACCCAACGGGGCCGGCAAGTCCACCCTGATCAATATCATGGCCGGCCTGACCCGCGCCGATTCCGGACGGATCGCGATCATGGGTCACGATGTCGTGAGCGACTACCGCATGGCGCGCAGGAACCTCGGCGTGGTGCCGCAGGAGCTGGTGTTCGACCCCTTCTTCACCGTGCGTGAAACGCTGCGGATCCAGAGCGGCTATTTCGGGCTCGGACGGGAGAACGACGCCTGGATCGATGAACTGCTCGCCGAATTGAAGCTCACCGATCGCGCCGACAGCAATATGCGTTCGCTCTCCGGCGGCATGAAGCGCCGGGTCCTGATCGCGCAGGCGCTGGTGCACAGGCCGCCGGTGCTGGTCCTGGACGAACCCACCGCCGGCGTCGATGTCGAACTGCGCAAGCTGCTGTGGGGATTCATTCAGCGGCTGCATCGCCAGGGACACACCATCATTCTCACCACCCACTATCTCGAGGAGGCGGAGTCGCTGTGCGACCGTATCGCCATCCTCAATCACGGCAGAATCATCGCGCTGGATACCAAGCAGGCCCTGCTGAACGGGGATCTCGGCCGCGGGCTGCGTCTCAGGGTGGTCGCGAGCGCCGCGGTGTCCGCGATTCCTGACACTCTCGCGAACAAGGTTGTTAAGCACGCCGGTAACACGTTGGAGCTGGCGCTGGACAAGACGGCGGATTCCATCGTCGCGATCCTGAACGAGCTGCAGCGCTCCGGCATCGAGATCGTGGACCTCCATACCGAACAGGCCGATCTCGAGGATATTTTCCTCAATCTGACCACGCGCGAGGCCGGCTGA
- a CDS encoding ABC transporter permease: MSRGFSTLFYKEILRFHKVVLQTVIAPAITTLLYLLVFSHALDRHVTVFGDIAYTTFLVPGLVMMTMIQNAFANSSSSLIQSKVTGNIVFVLLTPLSYTEFYLAFMLAAVTRGLVVGLAVYLCAIPFVTLPVHSAAIVLAFALASSAVLGTLGIIAGIWAEKFDQLAGFQNFIILPLSFLSGVFYSIASLPEFWQHISRLNPFFYMIDGFRYGFVGRSDIDPGVSLTVVVATFLLLSSLTLVLLRRGYRLRN; the protein is encoded by the coding sequence ATGTCGCGCGGATTCAGCACCCTGTTCTATAAGGAGATCCTGCGCTTCCACAAGGTCGTGCTGCAGACCGTGATCGCCCCCGCGATCACGACCCTGCTCTACCTGCTGGTGTTTTCCCATGCACTGGATCGGCACGTCACGGTATTCGGCGATATCGCCTATACCACCTTCCTCGTCCCGGGTCTGGTGATGATGACCATGATCCAGAACGCCTTCGCCAACAGTTCCTCCAGCCTGATCCAGTCGAAGGTCACCGGCAACATCGTCTTCGTCCTGCTGACGCCCTTGTCCTACACGGAGTTCTATCTCGCCTTCATGCTGGCCGCCGTGACGCGTGGCCTGGTCGTCGGCCTGGCGGTATATCTGTGCGCCATCCCCTTCGTTACGTTACCGGTGCACAGCGCAGCCATTGTCCTGGCGTTCGCACTGGCCAGCAGCGCGGTGCTCGGCACTCTCGGTATCATCGCAGGGATCTGGGCCGAGAAGTTCGATCAGTTGGCCGGGTTCCAGAACTTCATCATCCTTCCCTTGTCATTCCTCAGCGGGGTGTTCTATTCGATCGCATCGTTGCCGGAGTTCTGGCAGCATATCTCCAGGCTGAATCCGTTCTTCTACATGATCGACGGCTTTCGCTACGGTTTTGTCGGCCGCTCCGATATCGATCCGGGCGTGAGTCTGACGGTGGTGGTGGCGACGTTCCTGTTGTTGTCATCGCTTACACTGGTGCTCCTGCGGCGGGGCTATCGCCTGAGGAATTAA